The Roseivivax sp. THAF197b genome contains the following window.
TCTTAGTTCCGGCGTATCGGTCTTTCCCGGCTTCAATCTCATCTACCTGCGCAATGACGGGGTGACCTTCGGGCTTCTCGGCGGTGCGCCGTGGTGGAGCCTTGTCGTATTGGCACTTGGCATCTGCGTCTGGTTGGCGGCTATGCTGATCCGTTCCAGCAGCCGGGTCGAGGCCATTGCCTATGGTGCGATCATCGGCGGTGCTCTCGGCAATATTCTGGACCGCCTGCGCTATCGTGCGGTGACGGATTTCCTCGATTTCTACATCGGGACGGCGCACTGGCCTGCCTTCAACATGGCCGATGTTTTTGTGGTTGGCGGCGTGATGCTGCTGCTCATTGCGCCGTGGGTTGGCGCTCGACTTCAGACCGATTCATGAAGCCGGGTTTGCCGCAGATCGTTAGTGAGGACCCGAACCTGTTCCAGCGCATGGGTCTTGCCCTTGCTGCCGGCGGATTGACGGTTTTGACCCTTCCGCCGTTTTCTTGGCTCATGGCGGTCCCTGTCGCCTTCTCAGTGCTCTTTATCGTTCTCCGGAACATCTCAACCTCGCGCGCTTTCCTTGTCGGTTGGGCTTTCGGACTGGGCCAATTCGGGATTGGAATTTCCTGGATCGCCGAGAGCTTTTACGTCGATGCCGAACGTTTCGGCGCACTGGCGATTCCGGCGGTCGCGGGTCTGTCCGCCGGACTTGCCATCTTCCCGGGCATGGCGGCGATGCTTTTTGCCGCCATCATGCAGCGCCGAGCTTTCGGCGGCATTGCGGCGGGCCTTCTGTTTGCAACCTGCTGGGTGGCCACGGAATGGCTGCGGGGTCATGTCCTGACGGGGTTTCCCTGGAACCTTGCCGCTTATGCCCTTGTCGATTATGCCGCCCTGCGCCAACCCGCCGCCTGGGTCGGCAGCTACGGTTTGGGCTTTCTCACGGTCTTCATCGGCATATTGCCAGGTGTGTTGACTGTGGCGGCGCCAAAGAGACGCGCGCCTGTTCTCGTGCTCTTCGCCGTTGCTGCGACGGGTTTCTGGATTGGCGGTGCGCTTCGGTCAGGGCAGGACGTGCCGCCGACAGACGTTGCTTTGCGCATCGTCCAAGGCAATGTGCCACAAGTCGAGAAGTGGGTACCGGGCAGCCGCCAGCGAACCTTGGAAAAATACCTGGGCTTGTCCGCGCAACCCGGACGTTTCGATGTGCTGCTTTGGCCGGAAACGGCCTTCCCCGGCTTTCTGGACGAAGATGCTGCGGCACGCGCGCGGATATCTGCAGCTTTGCCAGACGGCAGGATCCTACTGACAGGTGCGCCTGACCGAGTGGAGGGCGATGGGGGAACCAGATATTTCAACACGGTTCAGGCATACGATGGCACCAGTGAGATTCTGACGGGATATGCAAAACATCATCTCGTTCCGTTTGGCGAATATGTGCCGCTGAGAGGCTGGCTGCCCATCGAACGACTGACGGAAGGGTTGGGCGATTTCACGCCGGGACCAGGGCCGCGCACGCTGGCGATCCCTGGCGCGCCTCTGGTCACGGTGGCGATCTGTTACGAGATCATCTTTCCGGGCCACGTGGTCGATGACCTTTTCCGCCCCGACTGGATATTCAACGCCACAAATGATGCCTGGTTCGGAACCAGCATCGGACCCGAGCAGCACCTCGCCTCCGCGCGGATGCGCGCGGTCGAGGAGGGGCTTCCCGTGGTCCGGGCGGCCAACACCGGGATATCCGCGATCATCGACGCCAATGGAAATGTCGTCGCGCGTCTTGATACCGGGGAAACAGGCACCATTGATGCCGGCCTGCCGGGCGCGCGTACTCCAACGCCCTATGCGCGGTTCGGCGACTGGACCTTGTTGGTTCTTGTTTTTGGGTGCTGGGTCTTCGGCTGGCTGGCCAGTTTGCTCGGACGAGATCCCGATGCGCGGCATTTTGGAACGGAGGTATCCTGATGCTTGTGATCGTGAGCGCTATCGGAGGCGCGATCTGGGGTGGCTATCTGGCACGACGGAGGAGGGGGAATCACCTGGATATCCTCCAATATGCGGTAGCGTCTGCGATCGCCTTCGGACTTGTCGCCCTGTTTGCAACCATCGTGCTGTCGCGGGTTCTCGGCTAGCGAGCTTCGAAATTGCGCAAACGTGTCAGCGGCTTGAAGACCCGATAGCTCGAGGTCCCGATAGAGAATCGCGCGAATGTGCATCTAGGCGAGCTCATTTCTGATTGAGCCGTCGCTCGAACGCCTCCAATGTCGTCCCGCTGACGTGATGCTCGATCCCTTCCGCATCGCGTTCCGCGGTCTCTTTGTCGATTCCCAGGCTCAGAAGAAAGGCGACGACGACCCTGTGGCGGCGTCGGCAGATCTCCGCGAGGTCCTGCCCGGCATAGGTGAGGAATATCGCGCGGTATGGCTCCCGCCGGACCAGACCGGCAGCCTTGAGCCGCGAGATGTTCTTGGTCACGGTCGGCGGCTTCACGCCAAGCCGCTCGGCGATCTCGACCGGTCTGGCCTCCCCGCGCGTCTCGATCAGTTCCGCGATCAGTTCGACGTAATCCTCCGCCATCTCGCTTTCATGTGCCTGACGCACGGTCGCAAAGCCATCGGCCTGCGCCTCGGGAGCCCGGTCGACCGCTTCGAATGGCTCACGCCCTTGTGATTGTAGCTTTGTCATACTCGGGACTTTGCAGCGAAACAGCGGGATTGACAACTTGTTTGCTTCGGGTAGATAAGTTAGCCATGTCTAACTTTGTACTTTGGAGGCCGTGGTGATGCGAAATATTATGAGAGTGCTGCTCGCCACACTCGCAAGTGCGCTCCTCCTGTCCGGACCTGTCGCCGCGACGCCGGCCAAGGAGGCGCCTTGGCTTCCCGAGGCAGCGGCCTACCGTCTGACGCTCTTTCTTGGAAATCTCGAGCCTCTGCCCTGGGACGACATCGAGACCGCCTGGACGGAACCCTACCGGGGTTCGGAATTCTCTGTCGGGGCGCTGGCGTGGCTGGACCGCAAAAGCGATATCGAGCCCGACGGTCTCCTGGACGCTATAATGCGCGAAGACCTGCAGGCGGTCTTCGCCGAGGCGACGCGGCTTGTAGCGCTCAGGATTGAGGAGAATTTGGACCGTGCTCTCGCGGCCGAAGAATCGGCGACAGCACAGCTGGCGGTGCAGACGGCACGCGAACTCTACCGTGCGTTTGAGGATGGTATCGCGGCGGCCGATCCCGAAGCTGCAAGACGCATCGGCCTCGCCTGGCTGGAACTCAACAGCAGCACAGGTTCCGCTGGTGTTCTCGGCGCTGGCGCCACATCTGCGGATCGCGACACGATGGAAGCCGCCCGTGCAGTCATCTCCGGCTATCTTGCGGAGAACTACCTCCTGGACAGTTTCGCTCCGCGCCGGACGCTGAGCGCCCTGCCGGAAACAGCTGTGCTCAGCGGAAAGGCCATCGAGGTACCGCCAAGCCTGCCGCCTGGGTCCGACATCTTCGATCAGGACCCGCTGCCGCTGCTCGTGCTCAACTTCGAGGAACAGGGCATCGACGAGACCGATCTGCCGCTTGTTGCCTACGGCGACATGCTGTTCGACAGCGCGCAACTCTTTGGAAGCCCGGCGCAGGATCTCGGGATCGCCTGCTCGACCTGTCACAACCGCTCGGACGTCAACCAGCGGCTCTTCATCCCCGGCGCCAGCCACCAACCGGGCGCGATCGACGTGGACGGCGCCTTTTTCAACCCGATCTTCAATGACAGGCGCGACGACCCGCTCGACATTCCCAGCCTGCGCGGCTTGCGTTTTACCGGTCCCTACGGCCGCGATGGCCGCTTCGCCTCCTTGCGCGATTTTACCCGCAACGTGGTCGTCAACGAGTTCGGCGGGAAGGAACCGACGCCCTTCATGCTGGACGCTCTCGTCGCCTACATGCTCGAATTCGACTTCCTGCCGAATTCCATGCTGACGACTGATGGCCGTCTGACCGACACGACCCAAGAGGCCGCCCGGCGCGGCGAGGAGATCTTCAATACGCCTTTCGCCGGGCTCGGCGATCGGTCCTGCGCCAGTTGCCACGTGCCAGACGCGAACTTCCTCGACCGGCAGGCCCACGACATCGGCTCAGTCGCGCCGGGCTACGAGGGGGCCCGCGCCGGTGCGCTGGACACGCCCACGCTGCTCGGCACGGCCTATACCGCCCCCTATTTCCACGACGGTTCATTGCCGACGCTGGCCGCCGTCGTGGACTGGTTCGACGAGACGAAATCGCTTGGGCTTACCGAGGAAGACCGCGCCGACCTGACCGCCTATCTCGAGACCGTTGGCGCGGCAGACGAGCCCTATGAAGCCTTCGACACCGAGAACACCGCTTTCCGGCTGGCATTCGCCGAACTGACGACCTTCGCCTCGACAATCGATACGCTACTGCCGCGGCGGGACGCGGAGCATATCCTGCTGCTGACCGACACCGTGGCTGCGGACCTCTCGGCGGACGCCAGTACCATGTCGAACCTCCCCGCCCGGCCCGAGGTCTATGCGCTGGCCGAACGTCTGGCCGCGGTCGGCGCCGCCGTCCGTGCCGATGACTGGAAGGCCGCCGAAGCAAGCTGGACCGCGTTCAAGTCTGAAGCCGACGCAATCGAAGAGAGGGCATTCTGATGCCGGTCCATCTGACCCGTAGAACGATACTGACCTTGGTCGGCGCGGGCGCGGTGTCGCTGGCGACACCTCTCGCCGCGCAGGACGATGCACTGCGGCTTGCCTTCATCCCGCAGGAGAACCCCGACAAGCTTCTGGGGGACATCGAGGCCATCACCGGCTGGCTGGCCAGTGAGATCGGCGTCCCCGTCGAGGGGTTCGTTACCATCGACCATGCAGCGGCGGTCGAAGCACTGCGCAATGGTGACGCGGATATCTCCTTCATGGGCGCCCTGCCCTTCGTTCTGGCCGAGGCCGAGATCGGTGCCGTGCCGCTCCTGTCCGAGGTCTACCGCGACGCGCCGAGTTATACGGGCCGCATCTTCGTGCGGCGTGACAGCGGCATCGGCGCGCTCGCAGACCTGCGCGGACGCGACATCGCATTCGCGGATCCGATCTCGGAATCGGGCTATCTCTACCCGCTCGCCGAATTCGTTGAGGCCGGGCTGGTCGAGGGCCCCGGACAGGCGGAAGCATTCTTCGGCCGCGTCTTCTTCGCGGGCGGCTACCAGCAGGCGATGCAGGCGATGGCGGAAGGCTTGGTCGATGCCGCAGGCGCCAGCCAGTATGCCGACCTGCTTCTGACGCCGCAGCAACAGGCAGAGGTAACCTGGATCGCGGAAAGCGCGCCGATCCCGAGCCATTTGGTGATCGCTCGCCCGGGGCTCGATGCCGCTCTGCGGGACCGTTTTGTCGACGCAATGCTGCGGCTCAACGAGCCGGAGCACCGCAACAAGCTGCGCTATCTTTACGGACCAGATGGCTACGTCAGGGCCGACCCCGCCGCCTATGACGGCGTACGCGATATGGCAAGGCGATACGGGTTGTTGCGATGAGCACAGCTATCGAAATAGACGACCTGAGTTTTGCCCATACGGGCGCGGACCTCCCGGCGCTGGAGCGGGTCTCGTTTCGGGTTTCGGCGGGCGAGAGCGTCGCTTTGCTCGGCCCGTCCGGGGCGGGCAAGACGACCCTGCTGGCACTGCTCGACGGCAGGCTCCAAGGCTGGAGCGGGCGGGTATCGGTTCTGGGTGCGCCGCTCGATCCCGACCGTCCGCCGCCGAGCGCGCGCCGTTCGGATACCGGTTTCGTGTTTCAGGAGTTTGCATTGGTCGAACGCTCCACGGTTCTGCGTAACGTCCTGAATGGCCGCCTGGGGCGCATGTCTCCCCTGCGCGCCCTGATGGGGTCACCGACCAAGCACGATCTGGAGATTGCGCGCACGGCACTTGCCGATTGCGGCATTTCCGATCTTGCCGAACGCAGGGTCGACAGCCTCAGCGGCGGGCAGCGGCAGCGCGTCGCCATCGCGCGGTGTCTGGCGCAGGAACCACGGCTTATTCTGGCCGATGAACCGGTAAGCAACCTCGACCCCGCGCGTGCAGGTGAGATCCTGGCGCTGTTGACCGGGGCGGCGCAAGCGCGCGGCGCGACGGCGCTGTTTTCGTCGCACCAGCCCGACCTGGCGCGGCGTTTCGCGCAGCGCATCATCGGCATGCGGGACGGGCGGATCGTGTTCGATGTACCGACCTCCGAGTTGAACGATGATGCGACGGCGGAGCTCTATCGGGAGGTAGAGCCAATCCCCGGTATCGGCCTCAGGGCGGTGTCCTGATGGCGTTCCGCGGGTTTGGCGGCTTTGCGACGAGCGGTCTGATCGCAGCCGCGATCCTGTGGTCCTTCGCCACGACCGATGTCGAGTTGTCGCGTCTCATGTCGGCCGGCCCGCGCATTGCCGATTTCCTCGGTCGGATGTTTCCGCCTGACCCGACGGTGATGGCCGAGATCAGGAAGGGCAGCGCGGAAACGCTGAGGATCGCGATCCTCGGCACCCTCGGTGCTGTGATCCTGTCCGTTCCCCTCGGCATTCTCGCGTCTGAGACGATGGTATCGCCTGCGGTGTTTCGGCCGATCCGAACGCTGCTTGCCTTCATCCGGGCGATTCCGCTTATCCTCGTGGCCATGCTCATGGTGGGCGCTGTCGGGCTCGGGCCGCTGCCCGGCATCATCGCGGTCGCCTTTCATGCAACGGGGATGCTCGCCAAGTTCTATGCCGAGGCGATCGACGGCGTGTCCCGCGCGCCGATCGCCGCACTGGAAAGCGCGGGCGCCGGGCCGCTCGTGCGGCTCAGATACGCGATCTGGCCGCAGATGGCGCCGGTCGTCGCCCGCGACACGATTTTCCGGTTCGAGTTGAACCTGCGCGAGTCGCTGATCCTCGGCATTGTCGGCGCGGGCGGGATCGGCTTTTACATCCAGACCTACGTGCGCTCTTTCCAGTATGATAAGGCGGCCAGCGTCACGATTGCCGTCGTCGTCATGGTCATCGCCATCGAAGCCATCAACGTTGCGCTGCGCCGTCGTTTTGCCTGACTATCAGGCATAGATGTCGATGGGGGTTCCGTCCCTGACCATGGCGTAGATATCCTCGATTTGCCGGTCCGTGACGGAGATGCAGCCTGCGGTCCAGTCGCGTTTGTTCATCGGGTCGATCCCCTTGCGCGGCCCCCCGTGGATGAAGATGTCGCCGCCCGGCGATTTTCCTTGCGCCTCCGCAAACGCGATGTCGGCTTCGTTGGGATATGAAATGCCGATGGAGAGGTGGAAGAGGCTGTCCGGGTTGCGCCGGTCAATCAGATAGGAGCCCTCCGGCGTGC
Protein-coding sequences here:
- the lspA gene encoding signal peptidase II, with the translated sequence MRSCLFVGLLAALIAFLVDQATKAIVVSNATVLSSGVSVFPGFNLIYLRNDGVTFGLLGGAPWWSLVVLALGICVWLAAMLIRSSSRVEAIAYGAIIGGALGNILDRLRYRAVTDFLDFYIGTAHWPAFNMADVFVVGGVMLLLIAPWVGARLQTDS
- the lnt gene encoding apolipoprotein N-acyltransferase, encoding MKPGLPQIVSEDPNLFQRMGLALAAGGLTVLTLPPFSWLMAVPVAFSVLFIVLRNISTSRAFLVGWAFGLGQFGIGISWIAESFYVDAERFGALAIPAVAGLSAGLAIFPGMAAMLFAAIMQRRAFGGIAAGLLFATCWVATEWLRGHVLTGFPWNLAAYALVDYAALRQPAAWVGSYGLGFLTVFIGILPGVLTVAAPKRRAPVLVLFAVAATGFWIGGALRSGQDVPPTDVALRIVQGNVPQVEKWVPGSRQRTLEKYLGLSAQPGRFDVLLWPETAFPGFLDEDAAARARISAALPDGRILLTGAPDRVEGDGGTRYFNTVQAYDGTSEILTGYAKHHLVPFGEYVPLRGWLPIERLTEGLGDFTPGPGPRTLAIPGAPLVTVAICYEIIFPGHVVDDLFRPDWIFNATNDAWFGTSIGPEQHLASARMRAVEEGLPVVRAANTGISAIIDANGNVVARLDTGETGTIDAGLPGARTPTPYARFGDWTLLVLVFGCWVFGWLASLLGRDPDARHFGTEVS
- the mntR gene encoding manganese-binding transcriptional regulator MntR, with the protein product MTKLQSQGREPFEAVDRAPEAQADGFATVRQAHESEMAEDYVELIAELIETRGEARPVEIAERLGVKPPTVTKNISRLKAAGLVRREPYRAIFLTYAGQDLAEICRRRHRVVVAFLLSLGIDKETAERDAEGIEHHVSGTTLEAFERRLNQK
- a CDS encoding cytochrome c peroxidase, whose protein sequence is MRNIMRVLLATLASALLLSGPVAATPAKEAPWLPEAAAYRLTLFLGNLEPLPWDDIETAWTEPYRGSEFSVGALAWLDRKSDIEPDGLLDAIMREDLQAVFAEATRLVALRIEENLDRALAAEESATAQLAVQTARELYRAFEDGIAAADPEAARRIGLAWLELNSSTGSAGVLGAGATSADRDTMEAARAVISGYLAENYLLDSFAPRRTLSALPETAVLSGKAIEVPPSLPPGSDIFDQDPLPLLVLNFEEQGIDETDLPLVAYGDMLFDSAQLFGSPAQDLGIACSTCHNRSDVNQRLFIPGASHQPGAIDVDGAFFNPIFNDRRDDPLDIPSLRGLRFTGPYGRDGRFASLRDFTRNVVVNEFGGKEPTPFMLDALVAYMLEFDFLPNSMLTTDGRLTDTTQEAARRGEEIFNTPFAGLGDRSCASCHVPDANFLDRQAHDIGSVAPGYEGARAGALDTPTLLGTAYTAPYFHDGSLPTLAAVVDWFDETKSLGLTEEDRADLTAYLETVGAADEPYEAFDTENTAFRLAFAELTTFASTIDTLLPRRDAEHILLLTDTVAADLSADASTMSNLPARPEVYALAERLAAVGAAVRADDWKAAEASWTAFKSEADAIEERAF
- a CDS encoding phosphate/phosphite/phosphonate ABC transporter substrate-binding protein, giving the protein MPVHLTRRTILTLVGAGAVSLATPLAAQDDALRLAFIPQENPDKLLGDIEAITGWLASEIGVPVEGFVTIDHAAAVEALRNGDADISFMGALPFVLAEAEIGAVPLLSEVYRDAPSYTGRIFVRRDSGIGALADLRGRDIAFADPISESGYLYPLAEFVEAGLVEGPGQAEAFFGRVFFAGGYQQAMQAMAEGLVDAAGASQYADLLLTPQQQAEVTWIAESAPIPSHLVIARPGLDAALRDRFVDAMLRLNEPEHRNKLRYLYGPDGYVRADPAAYDGVRDMARRYGLLR
- a CDS encoding phosphonate ABC transporter ATP-binding protein; protein product: MSTAIEIDDLSFAHTGADLPALERVSFRVSAGESVALLGPSGAGKTTLLALLDGRLQGWSGRVSVLGAPLDPDRPPPSARRSDTGFVFQEFALVERSTVLRNVLNGRLGRMSPLRALMGSPTKHDLEIARTALADCGISDLAERRVDSLSGGQRQRVAIARCLAQEPRLILADEPVSNLDPARAGEILALLTGAAQARGATALFSSHQPDLARRFAQRIIGMRDGRIVFDVPTSELNDDATAELYREVEPIPGIGLRAVS
- the phnE gene encoding phosphonate ABC transporter, permease protein PhnE gives rise to the protein MAFRGFGGFATSGLIAAAILWSFATTDVELSRLMSAGPRIADFLGRMFPPDPTVMAEIRKGSAETLRIAILGTLGAVILSVPLGILASETMVSPAVFRPIRTLLAFIRAIPLILVAMLMVGAVGLGPLPGIIAVAFHATGMLAKFYAEAIDGVSRAPIAALESAGAGPLVRLRYAIWPQMAPVVARDTIFRFELNLRESLILGIVGAGGIGFYIQTYVRSFQYDKAASVTIAVVVMVIAIEAINVALRRRFA
- a CDS encoding murein L,D-transpeptidase family protein; protein product: MNTRIPRRVLLLGGLATFLSGCASKFRSYNGPEVTRLRIYKAQRLLVLDGTDDVLRTYPIGLGFAPEGHKQFEGDGRTPEGSYLIDRRNPDSLFHLSIGISYPNEADIAFAEAQGKSPGGDIFIHGGPRKGIDPMNKRDWTAGCISVTDRQIEDIYAMVRDGTPIDIYA